A genomic segment from Pseudorca crassidens isolate mPseCra1 chromosome 6, mPseCra1.hap1, whole genome shotgun sequence encodes:
- the PNKD gene encoding probable hydrolase PNKD isoform X3 codes for MKSGTGLRAWMQGGVRAQRKGYSLYTRTWLGYLFYRQQLRRARNRYPKGHSRTQPRLFNGVKVLPIPVLSDNYSYLIIDTQARLAVAVDPSDPQAVQASIEKEGVNLVAILCTHKHWDHSGGNRDLSRRHQDCRVYGSPQDGIPYLTHPLCDQDVVSVGRLQIQALATPGHTQGHLVYLLDGEPYKGPSCLFSGDLLFLSGCGRTFEGTAETMLSSLDTVLGLGDDTLLWPGHEYAEENLGFAGVVEPENLARERKMQWVQRQRMERRSTCPSTLGEERSYNPFLRTHCLVLQEALGPDPGPTGDSGYSRAQLLEKLRQLKDLHKSK; via the exons GTACAGCCTGTACACCCGCACCTGGCTCGGGTACCTCTTCTACCGCCAGCAGCTGCGCAGGGCTCGGAATCGCTACCCCAAAGGCCACTCCAGAACCCAGCCCCGCCTCTTCAATG GAGTGAAGGTGCTTCCTATCCCCGTCCTCTCAGACAACTACAGCTACCTCATCATCGACACCCAGGCCCGGCTGGCTGTGGCTGTGGACCCTTCAGACCCTCAGGCCGTACAG GCTTCCATTGAAAAGGAGGGCGTTAACTTGGTTGCCATTCTCTGCACCCACAAGCACTG GGATCACAGTGGAGGGAACCGTGACCTCAGCCGGCGGCACCAGGACTGTCGGGTGTATGGGAGCCCTCAGGACGGCATCCCCTACCTCACCCA TCCCCTGTGTGATCAAGATGTGGTTAGTGTGGGACGGCTTCAGATCCAGGCTCTGGCCACCCCTGGCCACACACAAGGCCATCTGGTCTACCTGCTGGATGGGGAGCCCTATAAgggtccctcctgcctcttctcagGGGACCTGCTCTTCCTCTCTGGCTGTG GACGGACCTTTGAGGGCACCGCAGAGACCATGCTGAGCTCACTGGACACcgtgctggggctgggggacgACACTCTGCTGTGGCCTG GCCACGAGTACGCGGAGGAGAACCTGGGCTTTGCAGGCGTGGTGGAGCCCGAGAACCTGGCCCGGGAGAGGAAGATGCAGTGGGTGCAGAGGCAGCGGATGGAACGCAGGAGCACG TGCCCGTCCACCCTGGGAGAGGAGCGCTCCTATAACCCATTTCTGAGGACGCACTGCCTGGTGCTGCAGGAGGCTCTGGGGCCAGACCCAGGCCCCACGGGGGACAGTGGCTACTCCCGGGCCCAGCTCCTGGAGAAGCTCCGCCAGCTGAAGGACCTACACAAGAGCAAGTGA